The following proteins are co-located in the Candidatus Phytoplasma asteris genome:
- the infB gene encoding translation initiation factor IF-2: MTLNKKTNNENSSKTTPKLSKETDLRNDFASKNYVFNPQDKVFQIAQVFGITSAVLIKKLLQLGLKADVNQTLEKDIVELLAKDYNIQVSEPQEKHTPPQLQPQTPSLTKTKPNQKLNLQKKSPIVTIMGHVDHGKTTLLDAIRKTRVVDQEFGGITQHIGAYQVEYQGNKITFIDTPGHEAFDKMRARGAKITDICILVVAVDDCVKPQTLEALKHAQKAQIPIIVALNKIDKPNNNTQQIMQELSSYDLLPEEWGGTTPYIAISALKREGLEKILEIILLVSEIQNLQANPDQKAQGTVIEASLDKSLGLVATFIVSDGNLKVGDIVVAGASYGKIRSMEDENKKKLTKALPSQPVRVAGLKEVPQAGDIFYAVANEKQARQIVAEKKSQTKENLAKTLSPLNLEDILQDLETEKPQELNIILKADTQGSLEALQGMIAKIKVSDLKVQLLRAAVGTITETDIAFAKSSDSLLIGFNIKPASSTLKSAQRQEVKITIHNVIYRIIEDIEQKLKSMIKPTFEEVVTGKVEVRKIFNISKVGNIAGCYVTQGIVNNSDFAKVMRNDEVLFKGKIASLKHLKDNIKSAKQGYECGILLDGFNDFEINDIIETSKLSKVEE, from the coding sequence ATGACCCTTAACAAAAAAACAAATAATGAAAATTCATCCAAAACTACCCCTAAATTATCCAAGGAAACGGATTTGCGAAACGATTTTGCTAGTAAAAACTATGTTTTTAATCCCCAAGACAAAGTTTTTCAAATCGCTCAAGTTTTTGGCATTACCAGTGCTGTTTTAATTAAAAAATTATTACAATTAGGACTTAAAGCAGATGTTAATCAAACCTTAGAAAAAGATATTGTTGAACTTTTAGCCAAAGATTACAATATTCAAGTAAGCGAACCCCAAGAAAAACACACCCCACCACAACTTCAACCGCAAACGCCTTCCCTCACTAAAACCAAACCCAACCAAAAACTTAATTTGCAAAAAAAATCGCCCATTGTAACTATTATGGGACACGTTGACCACGGCAAAACTACCCTATTAGATGCCATTCGAAAAACTCGTGTAGTTGATCAAGAATTTGGAGGCATTACCCAACATATAGGAGCTTATCAAGTTGAATACCAAGGCAATAAAATAACTTTTATTGATACTCCAGGACATGAAGCTTTTGATAAGATGAGGGCTAGAGGAGCTAAAATTACTGATATTTGTATTTTGGTAGTAGCAGTTGATGATTGTGTCAAACCACAAACCTTAGAAGCCTTGAAGCACGCCCAAAAAGCCCAAATTCCTATTATTGTTGCTTTAAATAAAATTGATAAACCCAATAATAACACACAACAAATTATGCAAGAATTATCTAGTTATGATTTGTTGCCTGAAGAATGGGGCGGCACTACTCCTTATATTGCTATTTCTGCTTTAAAAAGAGAAGGTTTGGAAAAAATATTAGAAATTATTCTTTTAGTTAGTGAAATCCAAAATTTACAAGCTAATCCCGATCAAAAAGCTCAAGGAACAGTTATTGAGGCAAGCCTTGATAAATCTTTAGGACTGGTGGCTACTTTTATTGTAAGTGATGGCAACCTCAAAGTAGGCGATATCGTCGTTGCTGGAGCTTCTTATGGAAAAATTCGTTCCATGGAAGATGAAAACAAAAAAAAACTAACCAAAGCCTTACCTTCGCAACCTGTGCGTGTTGCAGGATTAAAAGAAGTGCCTCAAGCAGGAGATATTTTTTACGCCGTTGCTAATGAAAAACAAGCACGCCAAATTGTAGCCGAAAAAAAATCCCAAACTAAAGAAAATTTAGCCAAAACCCTTTCACCTCTTAATTTAGAAGATATTTTACAAGACTTAGAAACCGAAAAACCGCAAGAACTAAATATCATTTTAAAAGCTGATACTCAAGGAAGTTTGGAAGCGCTTCAAGGTATGATTGCCAAAATTAAAGTATCTGATCTTAAAGTGCAACTTTTGCGCGCTGCTGTTGGCACCATTACAGAAACAGATATTGCTTTTGCCAAATCATCAGACAGTTTGTTAATAGGCTTCAATATCAAACCTGCTTCTTCCACACTCAAATCTGCTCAAAGACAAGAAGTAAAAATTACTATTCATAATGTTATTTACCGCATTATTGAAGATATTGAACAAAAATTAAAATCTATGATTAAGCCTACTTTTGAAGAAGTGGTTACTGGTAAAGTAGAAGTAAGAAAAATTTTTAATATCAGTAAAGTTGGCAATATTGCTGGTTGTTATGTGACACAAGGTATTGTCAATAATAGCGATTTTGCCAAAGTAATGCGCAATGATGAAGTTTTATTTAAAGGTAAAATTGCATCCTTAAAACATCTCAAAGACAACATTAAATCTGCCAAACAAGGTTATGAGTGCGGCATTTTACTTGATGGTTTTAATGATTTTGAAATTAATGATATAATAGAAACATCTAAACTAAGCAAAGTAGAGGAATAA
- the rbfA gene encoding 30S ribosome-binding factor RbfA, producing MVTTAERLSSLIQKELVLINDVIQDEQIGYINLTDVKVTKDLSFANVYYTILSDDPTVLKLTEETIEQNKVVIRLELAKKIKNFRKIPDLVFKYDKSLSYGRRIENILKDINK from the coding sequence ATGGTAACAACAGCTGAAAGATTGTCTAGTCTAATTCAAAAAGAATTGGTGTTAATTAATGATGTTATTCAAGACGAACAAATAGGATATATTAATTTAACCGATGTTAAAGTAACAAAAGACTTGTCTTTTGCTAATGTTTATTACACTATTTTAAGCGATGATCCAACTGTTTTGAAATTAACAGAAGAAACTATTGAACAAAATAAAGTTGTTATTCGGTTGGAATTAGCTAAAAAAATTAAAAATTTTCGTAAAATACCTGATTTAGTTTTTAAATATGATAAATCTTTATCTTATGGACGCCGTATAGAAAATATTTTAAAAGATATTAATAAATAA
- the pth gene encoding aminoacyl-tRNA hydrolase, with protein sequence MKLIVGLGNPGTKFVNTRHNVGFAVVDSFLSQNKYQILKEDKTAHIYQINFNHHQSLLIKPQTYMNLSGEVVKKIINKYRIKIENILVIVDDIYLDEGKLKLKMQGGHGGHNGLRNIIDRLGTKQFKRLKIGVSLDSCIPLDQYLLTPVNASSQKNILKNINIINKIIFNFIQDVDFNILMNGYNSKL encoded by the coding sequence ATGAAACTTATTGTAGGTTTGGGCAATCCAGGTACCAAATTTGTAAACACTCGTCATAATGTTGGTTTTGCTGTTGTTGATTCTTTTTTAAGTCAAAATAAATATCAAATCTTGAAGGAAGACAAAACCGCCCACATTTATCAAATTAATTTTAACCACCACCAATCATTATTGATTAAACCACAAACGTATATGAATTTATCAGGTGAAGTGGTAAAAAAAATTATAAATAAATATCGCATTAAGATAGAAAATATTTTAGTTATTGTAGATGATATTTATTTGGATGAAGGCAAATTAAAGTTAAAAATGCAAGGTGGTCATGGAGGGCATAACGGATTAAGGAATATTATTGATCGTTTAGGCACTAAACAATTTAAAAGGTTAAAAATAGGAGTAAGTTTAGATTCTTGCATTCCTTTGGATCAATATCTTTTAACGCCTGTCAATGCAAGCAGTCAAAAAAATATTTTAAAAAACATTAATATTATTAATAAAATTATATTTAATTTTATCCAAGATGTGGATTTTAATATTTTAATGAATGGGTATAATTCTAAACTTTGA
- a CDS encoding hemolysin family protein produces MNPIVILIILIALNAFFAACEISFISTNESKIELDIKKGNKNALRVKKIKAKPTTFLSVIQIMIHIITFFQGNIVTSCWLRETEGHFSLHNIGIEALIITLSIIFGELIPKRIAMHAPSKIAYLFSGSISLIAWLITPLVWILTQVSNLFLIVFGLNPNKNSIQVSEDELRLMLTSSYQKGIIDKDENKMIQNIFEFDHTNISEVMRHRTEVVAIDVEITKKELIKTIQNEKYTRFPVYENSIDNIIGILHVKDIFNYLMSSNPNKIFDLKKFIRKPYLVPDTKNTNEFFREMKKTKTHMAIVIDEYGGTAGIITFEDLIEEILGEISDEYDNEELMIKEVAKNEYIVNGFADLEEVAEAIKLEFNTEDYDTLSGFLIGQLGRFPKPNDKNTEIIYKNFKFTILKHNDKVISQIKITKIDLQEEIK; encoded by the coding sequence ATGAATCCGATAGTCATATTGATTATTTTAATCGCATTAAATGCTTTTTTTGCAGCTTGCGAAATATCTTTTATTTCTACTAACGAAAGCAAAATTGAATTAGATATCAAAAAGGGCAATAAAAATGCTCTAAGAGTCAAAAAAATCAAAGCCAAACCAACCACTTTTTTATCAGTAATTCAAATTATGATTCACATCATTACTTTTTTTCAAGGAAATATTGTAACATCTTGTTGGCTAAGAGAAACAGAAGGGCATTTTTCATTACATAACATCGGAATTGAGGCTTTAATTATTACCCTTTCTATTATTTTTGGAGAATTAATTCCTAAACGCATAGCAATGCATGCACCTTCCAAAATTGCTTATCTTTTTTCTGGTTCTATTTCCTTAATTGCTTGGTTAATTACGCCTTTGGTTTGGATTTTGACTCAAGTAAGTAATCTTTTTCTTATTGTTTTCGGACTAAATCCTAACAAAAATAGCATACAAGTCTCAGAAGACGAACTACGCTTAATGTTAACTTCAAGTTATCAAAAAGGAATCATTGACAAAGATGAAAATAAAATGATTCAAAATATTTTTGAATTTGATCACACAAACATTTCTGAAGTAATGCGCCACCGCACCGAAGTAGTTGCAATTGATGTTGAAATTACCAAAAAAGAATTAATTAAAACTATCCAAAATGAAAAATACACACGTTTTCCAGTTTATGAAAATAGTATTGATAATATTATAGGCATTTTACATGTTAAAGATATTTTTAATTATTTAATGTCCTCAAACCCAAATAAAATTTTTGATTTGAAAAAATTCATTAGAAAACCTTATTTGGTCCCAGATACAAAAAATACTAATGAATTTTTCCGCGAAATGAAAAAAACCAAAACCCATATGGCAATAGTAATTGACGAATATGGTGGCACAGCTGGAATAATTACTTTTGAGGATTTAATTGAAGAGATCTTAGGTGAAATTTCGGATGAATACGACAACGAAGAGCTAATGATTAAAGAAGTTGCCAAAAATGAATATATTGTTAATGGATTTGCTGATTTAGAAGAGGTCGCAGAAGCAATTAAATTAGAATTTAACACTGAAGATTATGATACTTTAAGTGGTTTTTTAATAGGACAATTGGGAAGATTCCCCAAACCAAATGACAAAAATACCGAAATCATTTACAAGAATTTTAAATTTACAATCTTAAAACACAATGATAAAGTAATTTCTCAAATCAAAATCACAAAAATAGATTTACAAGAAGAAATAAAATAA
- the priA gene encoding replication restart helicase PriA, with the protein MIAEIIIDIKTTYQGINKPFDYLVPPHFEKIIKKAMRVVVPFGNANSQRLGYIINLKENSKFNKNLKEIITILDETPYFDQEFFLLSQEMLKTPFIIKALVYETIFPKEFVKSFLKEIKIINKELFPENLKGFFANKKELFLNPKNKSQEKLLEHFTKLSKKKIVIIKDILQLKEKNTEKKICIYHLNPQLSEQKDIKLTPKQKDFIAKLKELKQLKPLKPLKMLDKTSSNEIKHSKPKIKTQEITRKKALELTSNSIIQSLIRKKILLQTEQKISIVLNHNFDLLAEDKKIILNEEQQQIAQKINLNYHKTYLLYGKTGSGKTEIYLHLITKVLNQNKQVLLLVPEVMLIAPLMQRLQAKFTNKNIAILHSYLSPKEHLDQFLKIKEQQACIVLGTRSAIFAPLNNLGIVIIDEEHDEALIEKERATYDARTLAQIRAKYHKIPLILGSATPSLESHYQVLQQNYQLLSLTKRALIDALPTIELVDMKEELKKGNLEPFSQTLKHALREVLAKQQQAILFINTKGFAPFVLCRFCGFVPKCHKCNNSLTFYQKQELLKCSHCNYKDQFTPKCMRCSKEQIKEVGVGIEYIEAYLQKEFLQARLIKFDSDTITKISQYEKLWNDFNQEKADILLGTQMIAKGLDFHKVTLVGILMADSLLKIPSFKGSEKTFQLLIQAAGRCGRKEQGKVIVQSYNIDHFAINAAVKYEEKEFLRQLLEERKISQNPPFGYLSQILISHKDFKKTFDIAYRIKAVLANRFSHKITVLGPVLSLIPKKNNRYRCLLTLKYSIWPLDLDFILENNIHQDALIIFDRFANLL; encoded by the coding sequence TTGATAGCTGAAATAATTATAGATATAAAAACTACATATCAAGGAATTAACAAACCTTTTGATTATTTGGTACCACCCCATTTTGAAAAGATAATCAAAAAAGCAATGAGAGTTGTAGTTCCTTTTGGTAATGCTAATTCGCAACGCTTAGGCTATATTATCAATTTAAAAGAAAATAGCAAGTTCAATAAGAACTTAAAAGAAATAATAACTATTTTAGATGAAACTCCTTATTTTGATCAAGAATTTTTTTTATTATCCCAAGAAATGTTAAAAACTCCTTTCATTATTAAAGCCTTAGTTTATGAAACTATTTTCCCCAAAGAATTTGTAAAATCTTTTTTAAAAGAAATTAAAATTATAAATAAGGAGTTATTTCCTGAAAATCTCAAAGGTTTTTTCGCAAACAAAAAGGAACTTTTTTTAAATCCCAAAAACAAATCGCAAGAAAAACTATTAGAACATTTTACAAAACTATCTAAGAAAAAAATTGTCATAATCAAAGATATTTTACAACTCAAAGAAAAAAACACTGAAAAAAAAATATGCATTTACCACCTTAATCCGCAATTAAGTGAACAAAAAGATATAAAATTAACACCCAAGCAAAAAGATTTTATTGCAAAATTAAAAGAATTAAAACAATTAAAACCTTTAAAACCTTTAAAAATGTTAGATAAAACAAGCTCAAATGAAATCAAACATAGCAAACCAAAAATAAAAACTCAAGAAATCACAAGAAAAAAAGCCTTAGAATTGACTTCAAACAGCATTATTCAATCCTTAATCCGCAAAAAGATTCTTTTACAAACAGAACAAAAAATAAGTATAGTTCTAAATCACAACTTTGATTTACTTGCAGAAGACAAAAAAATAATTTTGAATGAAGAACAACAACAAATAGCACAAAAAATAAATCTTAACTACCACAAAACTTATCTTTTATACGGAAAAACAGGCTCAGGCAAAACTGAAATTTATCTCCATTTAATTACCAAAGTTCTCAATCAAAATAAACAAGTTTTATTATTGGTACCTGAAGTAATGTTAATAGCTCCTTTAATGCAACGCCTCCAAGCCAAATTCACAAACAAAAATATAGCTATTTTACACAGTTATTTAAGCCCCAAAGAACATTTAGACCAATTTTTAAAAATCAAAGAACAACAAGCCTGCATTGTTTTAGGCACTCGTAGTGCTATTTTTGCTCCTTTAAATAATTTAGGAATTGTCATCATTGACGAAGAACACGACGAGGCTTTAATAGAAAAAGAGCGCGCCACTTATGATGCAAGAACCTTGGCACAAATAAGGGCTAAATACCACAAAATTCCTTTAATTTTAGGAAGCGCTACTCCTTCTTTGGAAAGTCATTATCAAGTTTTACAACAAAATTATCAACTTTTAAGCCTTACCAAAAGAGCTTTAATTGATGCTTTACCTACCATCGAACTTGTAGACATGAAAGAAGAATTAAAAAAAGGCAATTTAGAACCTTTTTCACAAACCCTCAAACATGCATTAAGGGAAGTTCTAGCCAAACAACAACAAGCCATTTTATTTATCAACACTAAAGGTTTTGCACCATTTGTTTTATGTCGTTTTTGCGGCTTTGTCCCCAAATGCCATAAATGCAACAATAGCCTTACTTTTTATCAAAAACAAGAACTATTAAAATGTAGTCATTGCAACTATAAAGATCAATTTACACCAAAATGCATGCGCTGCTCCAAAGAACAAATAAAAGAAGTAGGCGTTGGTATCGAATACATCGAAGCTTATCTCCAAAAAGAATTTTTGCAAGCAAGACTTATCAAATTTGATTCAGATACTATCACAAAAATTAGTCAATACGAAAAATTATGGAACGATTTTAATCAAGAAAAAGCAGATATTTTGTTAGGAACTCAAATGATTGCCAAAGGACTTGACTTTCACAAAGTTACTTTAGTAGGTATTTTAATGGCAGATTCTTTACTCAAAATTCCTAGTTTTAAAGGCTCAGAAAAAACCTTTCAATTACTCATTCAAGCAGCAGGACGTTGTGGCAGAAAAGAACAAGGCAAAGTAATTGTGCAAAGCTATAATATAGACCATTTTGCAATTAATGCGGCAGTCAAATATGAAGAAAAGGAGTTTTTGAGACAACTTTTAGAAGAAAGAAAAATATCACAAAACCCTCCATTTGGATACCTGAGCCAAATTTTAATCTCTCATAAAGATTTTAAAAAAACTTTTGATATTGCTTACCGCATCAAAGCAGTATTGGCCAATCGCTTTTCACACAAAATAACTGTTTTAGGTCCTGTTTTATCACTTATTCCTAAAAAAAATAACCGTTATCGCTGTTTATTGACACTAAAATATAGCATTTGGCCTTTGGATCTAGATTTTATTTTGGAAAACAACATTCACCAAGATGCTTTAATTATTTTTGATAGGTTTGCTAATTTATTGTAA
- a CDS encoding AAA family ATPase, with translation MKELVDFLKNPKKYITLGARIPRGVLLEGPPGTGKTLLAKALAGEAGVPFYSASGSEFVEMYVGVGAARVRKLFKEAQNNAPCIVFIDKIDALGGKRSNSGEGGNSEKDQTLNQLLTEMDGFNQNRGVIVVAATNRVDTLDPALLRPGRFDRTIQVYPS, from the coding sequence ATGAAAGAATTAGTTGATTTCTTAAAAAATCCTAAAAAATATATCACTTTAGGAGCACGAATCCCACGAGGAGTTTTATTAGAAGGTCCTCCGGGAACAGGTAAAACCTTACTTGCAAAAGCTCTTGCAGGAGAAGCAGGAGTGCCATTTTATTCAGCATCTGGCTCCGAATTTGTTGAAATGTATGTAGGAGTTGGAGCAGCACGCGTAAGAAAATTATTTAAAGAAGCACAAAATAATGCTCCTTGTATCGTTTTTATCGATAAAATAGATGCTTTAGGAGGAAAAAGAAGTAATTCAGGAGAAGGAGGAAATTCCGAAAAAGACCAAACACTTAACCAATTACTTACTGAAATGGACGGTTTTAACCAAAATAGAGGAGTAATTGTAGTAGCTGCAACTAATAGAGTTGATACTCTAGATCCTGCTTTGCTTCGCCCTGGACGTTTTGATAGAACTATTCAAGTATATCCTTCCTGA
- a CDS encoding ATP-binding protein produces the protein MKNLNNGLNSIITDSIPLYFKDFISLQDDTKEFLSNVKGAKETKKELKELFHFFKNPRQYQDMGIKVPKGYLFYGHPGTGKTFLAKELSKEAGVKFLYRSGSEFQQDKYIGTGVNKVMELFKEAKESNQPCIIFIDEIDAVGAKRSDDGSKGGSGGYDKTLNQLLTELDGFNSKDRDPSKPILVIGATNRPDVLDKALLRPERLERKLKLDLPKPEEIEEFLDFFVKDQELHNDIKDQNGKLKPQILKDLSQKCYDNKFSPVQLKALVSESALAAMRQNHSYLTADNLEQGFQRVLQDANKNQLLPTKTNPAFNLSLLIKVSCALVAFTIVMFVLIYYFKKYLKNKRLRGFL, from the coding sequence ATGAAAAATTTAAATAACGGATTGAATTCCATTATCACAGATTCTATTCCACTTTATTTTAAAGATTTTATTTCTTTACAAGATGACACTAAAGAATTTTTATCCAATGTTAAAGGAGCTAAAGAAACTAAAAAAGAACTTAAAGAATTATTCCATTTTTTTAAAAACCCTAGACAATACCAAGATATGGGAATTAAAGTTCCTAAAGGTTATTTATTCTACGGTCACCCAGGAACTGGTAAAACTTTTTTAGCTAAAGAATTATCTAAAGAAGCAGGAGTAAAATTCTTATATAGGAGTGGTTCTGAATTCCAACAAGACAAATATATAGGAACAGGCGTAAATAAAGTAATGGAATTATTCAAAGAAGCAAAAGAATCTAACCAACCATGTATTATTTTTATTGATGAAATAGATGCAGTAGGTGCCAAAAGGTCAGATGACGGCAGTAAGGGAGGTTCTGGGGGTTATGATAAAACACTTAATCAATTATTAACAGAACTAGATGGTTTTAATTCCAAAGATAGAGACCCTTCTAAACCAATTTTAGTTATTGGAGCAACTAACCGCCCTGATGTACTAGATAAAGCTTTGTTAAGACCTGAAAGATTAGAAAGGAAACTTAAATTAGATTTGCCTAAACCTGAAGAGATAGAAGAATTTTTAGACTTTTTTGTCAAAGATCAAGAATTACACAATGATATAAAAGATCAAAATGGCAAACTAAAACCCCAAATTTTAAAAGATTTAAGTCAAAAATGTTATGATAATAAATTCAGCCCTGTTCAATTAAAAGCTTTAGTTTCTGAAAGTGCTTTAGCAGCTATGAGACAAAATCATTCCTATTTAACTGCTGATAATCTAGAACAAGGTTTTCAAAGAGTTTTACAAGATGCCAATAAAAATCAACTTTTACCAACCAAAACTAACCCTGCATTTAATTTAAGTTTATTAATCAAAGTGTCATGTGCTTTGGTAGCATTTACAATAGTTATGTTTGTTTTAATATATTATTTTAAAAAATACTTGAAAAACAAAAGATTACGAGGCTTTTTATGA
- a CDS encoding IS3 family transposase, whose amino-acid sequence MKLEKLHQKVKLLQKIIEKIKKIDKKIVFNLVNQFNQTLNLTTILKTIQIKRSTYYYWLKVKNKLKEKEEKYLLQQKRIKALCLHYQYFYGHRKITTLYQKTFNELITKKKVYNIMRKNDISCRLRIKKHFTYRNLKNNLQVIPNLINQNFNSTNPLQKLFTDITYFKTNQGFLYFSCIIDSFNNQIIASHTSNHQNKDLVLNTIKKLPKISNPCIIHSDQGTVYQSLKIQQTLTKKGFLISMSRKATPRDNAVIENFFGQMKTILQHQNPFLFQKSPEKIKKLINHFPKFWNNKWILSKLNHSTPFQYSKNLR is encoded by the coding sequence ATGAAATTAGAAAAACTTCATCAAAAAGTTAAATTATTACAAAAAATAATTGAAAAGATTAAAAAAATTGATAAAAAGATTGTTTTTAATTTAGTTAATCAATTTAATCAAACTCTGAATTTAACCACCATTTTAAAAACGATTCAAATCAAAAGAAGTACTTATTATTATTGGTTAAAAGTTAAAAATAAACTAAAAGAAAAAGAAGAAAAATACTTGTTACAACAAAAACGTATTAAAGCTTTATGTTTGCATTATCAATATTTTTACGGTCATCGTAAAATTACTACTTTATACCAAAAAACCTTTAACGAGTTAATCACTAAGAAAAAAGTTTATAACATTATGAGAAAAAACGACATTAGTTGTCGTTTAAGAATCAAAAAACATTTTACTTATCGCAATTTAAAAAATAATCTTCAAGTGATTCCTAATTTAATCAATCAAAATTTTAATTCAACCAACCCCCTCCAAAAACTCTTTACTGATATCACTTATTTCAAAACTAATCAAGGTTTTTTATATTTTTCTTGCATCATAGACTCTTTTAACAACCAAATTATTGCTTCTCACACTTCAAACCACCAAAATAAAGATTTAGTTTTAAATACTATTAAAAAATTACCGAAAATTAGTAATCCTTGTATTATTCACTCCGATCAAGGAACAGTTTATCAATCATTAAAAATTCAACAAACTTTAACAAAAAAAGGTTTTTTAATCAGCATGTCAAGAAAAGCCACTCCCCGTGATAACGCAGTCATTGAAAACTTTTTCGGCCAAATGAAAACAATCTTACAACATCAAAATCCATTTTTATTTCAAAAATCACCTGAAAAAATTAAAAAATTAATCAATCATTTTCCAAAATTTTGGAATAATAAGTGGATTTTAAGTAAATTAAACCATTCAACTCCATTTCAATATTCTAAAAATCTGAGATAA